A section of the Microbulbifer pacificus genome encodes:
- a CDS encoding S1 RNA-binding domain-containing protein, which produces MFQGDSRINEKDILWEELKSKCPIGTKIKGKVVDVTHFGLFIDIGYGHRPSKELTGIIEIVASKSLPKDMALWPKVGDFVIGEVFFFRENLKEVDLRLVSVASKE; this is translated from the coding sequence ATGTTCCAGGGAGATAGCCGGATCAACGAGAAAGACATCCTATGGGAAGAGCTCAAATCTAAATGTCCAATAGGCACAAAGATCAAAGGTAAGGTCGTCGATGTAACACATTTCGGCTTGTTCATCGATATTGGTTACGGCCATCGACCAAGCAAAGAGCTCACAGGAATCATAGAAATCGTTGCCTCAAAGAGCTTGCCGAAAGATATGGCTCTTTGGCCAAAGGTTGGGGATTTTGTTATTGGGGAGGTATTCTTTTTTCGCGAAAATCTTAAAGAGGTAGATCTCCGGTTGGTAAGTGTCGCAAGTAAAGAGTAA
- a CDS encoding GNAT family N-acetyltransferase produces the protein MQFPVIESKRLLLSDFNASDETAVFRLFSDNSVIEHYDLSAFTSVEQARELIKFFQSRYEDKSGIRWAIRLKDTGQLIETCGFNSWSQKMKNAVIGYDLMPAYWGSGYAIEAVRSIVLAAFEGQLPCGSIHRIQADTVPGNHGSETLLNRLGFKEEGMRRDAGYWKGKFHDLNCFGLLRTVFKA, from the coding sequence ATGCAATTTCCTGTCATTGAAAGTAAGAGATTGCTCTTATCTGACTTCAATGCGAGTGATGAAACTGCGGTCTTCCGTCTATTTTCTGATAACTCGGTAATCGAACATTATGATTTGTCTGCGTTTACGAGCGTCGAGCAAGCTCGAGAGTTAATTAAGTTTTTTCAATCCCGTTATGAAGATAAGTCAGGAATTCGCTGGGCTATTCGGTTGAAGGATACTGGCCAGCTTATTGAAACCTGCGGCTTCAATTCTTGGAGCCAGAAAATGAAAAATGCCGTGATTGGCTATGATCTTATGCCTGCATATTGGGGTAGCGGTTACGCTATCGAAGCCGTTCGATCAATCGTCCTAGCCGCATTCGAAGGTCAATTACCCTGTGGTTCCATCCATAGAATTCAAGCTGACACTGTGCCGGGAAATCACGGCTCAGAGACGTTGCTTAATAGGTTAGGATTCAAAGAAGAGGGGATGCGTCGTGACGCTGGCTATTGGAAGGGTAAATTTCATGATCTCAATTGCTTTGGTTTGCTTCGTACCGTATTCAAAGCATAA
- a CDS encoding DoxX-like family protein has protein sequence MSAPEICRWIIGGSWIYHGLMPKIIQIAPLEQAMTKKIGFGEDVSYLITKAAGVGEILFGIAFIIFYRSILMNMASMVALSALLIFVAFSSPQLLMEAFNPVTTNIPLIALSAIIIMELRSAEPHNKALQADSLLYALFSRSLSLPFSRKTRTK, from the coding sequence ATGAGCGCACCTGAAATATGTCGTTGGATCATCGGTGGTAGCTGGATCTATCATGGTCTTATGCCAAAAATTATTCAGATCGCTCCGCTAGAACAAGCAATGACAAAAAAAATTGGCTTTGGTGAGGATGTATCGTATTTAATTACTAAGGCGGCAGGAGTCGGTGAAATTTTATTTGGCATAGCATTTATAATTTTCTACCGCTCAATATTAATGAACATGGCTAGCATGGTTGCATTGTCTGCTCTATTAATTTTTGTTGCATTTAGTTCTCCTCAGTTATTGATGGAGGCTTTCAATCCTGTAACTACAAATATTCCATTGATCGCGTTGAGTGCAATTATCATTATGGAGCTTCGTAGTGCCGAGCCGCATAACAAGGCGCTGCAGGCCGACAGCTTACTTTATGCACTTTTTTCGCGGTCGCTGTCGCTCCCATTTTCGCGCAAAACGCGCACAAAGTAA
- a CDS encoding DUF805 domain-containing protein, with the protein MIRAYFSASGRFTRRQYILYFLGPQLLFVILGTVYLLQWAGSVNFEKAYVAEGVSRLFLYLSISGFLLGLMPTIKRLHDISMSGWFVLAGLIPRIGSFLFFILAFIPGEKEENKYGDNPRQFLASGEAKP; encoded by the coding sequence GTGATAAGAGCATACTTTTCAGCTAGCGGACGTTTCACAAGGCGCCAGTACATATTGTATTTCCTAGGTCCTCAATTGCTCTTCGTAATTCTAGGTACAGTGTACTTGCTGCAGTGGGCTGGCTCCGTAAACTTCGAAAAAGCATATGTCGCAGAGGGAGTATCCAGGCTTTTTCTTTATTTGAGTATTTCAGGATTTTTACTTGGGCTAATGCCCACAATCAAACGACTCCATGACATCAGCATGTCTGGTTGGTTTGTTTTGGCTGGGTTGATCCCTCGAATAGGGTCCTTTCTGTTTTTTATTTTGGCTTTTATTCCTGGTGAAAAAGAAGAAAATAAGTATGGGGACAATCCTCGGCAGTTTCTTGCCAGTGGAGAGGCAAAGCCTTAA
- a CDS encoding DUF1289 domain-containing protein yields MAKWHKTDEQKLISACVHYCNLIEGSNICGGCFRTTDEIQAWRYLDVDARKVILDKSEVRRSHCQNQIEC; encoded by the coding sequence ATGGCGAAGTGGCATAAAACTGATGAGCAGAAATTAATATCAGCTTGTGTACATTACTGCAACCTGATCGAAGGCTCGAATATATGTGGTGGATGTTTTCGTACAACTGATGAAATTCAAGCTTGGAGATATCTTGATGTAGACGCTCGGAAGGTTATTTTGGATAAATCTGAAGTGCGTCGCAGCCATTGTCAGAATCAAATTGAGTGTTAA
- a CDS encoding phytoene desaturase family protein gives MIVSPESHDRSAPRPSRLRIGRRYRANRLDGRYDAIVIGSGIGGLTTAALLSAAGKKVLVLEQHYTAGGFTHAYDRNGYEWDVGVHYIGDVGEHPTMTRQLFDFLSAGKLHWAPMDDTYDRICLGDEQFDLRAGRGAFVDELVRRFPGERHVIEQYLERIVAVGRAMPLITLEKLLPNWCGRFTRLWKALRWPGYLNKTTYEVLRELTDNEKLIAVLTGQWGDNGMTPKTGSFIIHALIAKHYLYGGYYPVGGASKIAETIIPQIQSGGGEVFTYAEVETILLDGNRARGVRMADGTEIEAPLVVSGAGVFNTFEKLLPQSASEHAGYFRDLNTVKPSMAHVCLYIGLQRTAEELGLPRTNYWLYPSADYESDMRRFLDDRDAEIPLVYISFPSAKDPSFARRYPGRATIEIVAPGKYEWFAQWHEQPWGKRGEHYQALKQQFSERLLEHLYKHFPQLRGQIDYCELSTPLSTDYFCRYNRGEIYGLDHDPSRFQQTWLRPKTRISGLYLTGQDIMSCGVAGAMFAGVATAQSILGWRRGVPLLRRVFRTKANRERELNKVFI, from the coding sequence ATGATAGTGTCCCCCGAATCTCATGACCGCAGTGCCCCCAGGCCCAGCCGCTTACGTATCGGCCGGCGCTACCGTGCCAACCGGCTCGACGGCCGCTACGATGCTATCGTCATTGGCTCTGGTATCGGAGGACTCACCACTGCGGCACTGCTCAGCGCGGCGGGCAAGAAAGTCCTGGTGCTGGAGCAGCACTACACCGCCGGAGGGTTCACCCACGCCTACGATCGCAATGGCTACGAGTGGGATGTGGGTGTGCACTATATCGGCGACGTAGGTGAGCACCCTACGATGACCCGCCAGCTGTTCGATTTCCTTTCCGCTGGCAAACTGCATTGGGCACCGATGGACGATACCTACGACCGCATTTGTCTCGGCGATGAGCAGTTTGACTTGCGCGCCGGGCGCGGGGCTTTTGTGGACGAGCTGGTGCGGCGCTTCCCGGGTGAGCGCCATGTGATCGAGCAGTATCTTGAGCGCATTGTCGCTGTGGGCCGGGCCATGCCGTTGATCACGCTGGAAAAGTTGTTGCCGAACTGGTGTGGGCGATTCACTCGCCTGTGGAAGGCGCTGCGCTGGCCTGGCTACCTGAACAAGACCACTTACGAGGTACTGCGCGAACTCACCGACAACGAAAAATTGATCGCAGTACTTACCGGTCAGTGGGGCGATAATGGCATGACGCCGAAGACCGGCAGCTTCATTATTCATGCGCTGATCGCCAAACATTACCTGTACGGTGGCTATTACCCGGTGGGTGGCGCGAGCAAAATCGCGGAAACCATCATCCCGCAAATCCAGTCTGGCGGGGGCGAGGTTTTTACCTATGCAGAGGTGGAGACCATCCTTTTGGACGGCAACCGCGCGCGCGGTGTGCGCATGGCCGACGGCACCGAAATCGAGGCGCCGCTGGTCGTGTCCGGTGCGGGCGTGTTCAACACGTTCGAAAAACTGCTGCCGCAGAGCGCCAGCGAACATGCCGGTTATTTCCGTGACCTGAATACCGTCAAGCCGTCGATGGCCCATGTGTGCCTGTATATCGGTCTGCAGCGTACTGCCGAGGAACTGGGGCTGCCAAGGACCAACTACTGGCTTTACCCGAGCGCCGATTACGAGAGCGATATGCGGCGCTTCCTCGACGACCGGGATGCGGAAATCCCGCTGGTCTACATCTCCTTCCCGTCCGCCAAGGATCCGAGCTTCGCCCGCCGTTACCCCGGTCGCGCTACCATCGAAATCGTGGCCCCGGGCAAATACGAATGGTTTGCCCAGTGGCACGAGCAACCCTGGGGAAAGCGCGGCGAACACTACCAAGCGCTCAAACAGCAGTTCAGCGAGCGCCTGCTGGAGCACCTCTACAAGCACTTCCCGCAATTGCGCGGCCAGATCGATTACTGCGAATTATCCACACCGCTATCCACTGATTATTTCTGCCGTTATAACCGTGGCGAAATCTACGGCCTCGACCACGATCCCAGCCGCTTCCAGCAAACCTGGCTGCGCCCCAAAACCCGTATCAGCGGCCTCTACCTCACCGGCCAGGACATTATGAGTTGCGGTGTTGCCGGCGCGATGTTCGCCGGTGTCGCAACCGCGCAGAGCATCCTGGGGTGGCGCCGTGGTGTGCCACTGCTGCGCCGCGTATTTCGCACAAAAGCAAACCGGGAACGTGAGTTAAACAAGGTGTTTATCTGA